A region of Carettochelys insculpta isolate YL-2023 unplaced genomic scaffold, ASM3395843v1 scaffold_0072, whole genome shotgun sequence DNA encodes the following proteins:
- the LOC142006475 gene encoding sterile alpha motif domain-containing protein 9-like, giving the protein MDYKTLPLAEWNESHVGCWLESIGIKKEYVEKLCAEEVTGPVLKEIDEPFLRSMGMKGGQIHIVTRKRNELLEHMHKNAGIDSAHADNPSIKASEVLGSDVTNNGNKRKMKKKNSAVPMKANTLTEETDHDLKALSITESKSFQVTSYQNGSSKTDNCGAVEETDKEHTEKTISSLSKKGSRKSHSSHENTVEPLTLSKFRQFKNEDTNFKYVKNRILAPETGVIDLITPCHEYKSFTIAAKLDRQRLQAKFACEVIKYASACMNVRTNGTIHFGVMDSVEDKGWKHGQIAGIPVTDTDVYVDALNYIEKCFEPSHQQTARNCIHPPIFTEVIQKDCQEQLFVVEVHIEPSSSIVKGKIFRVRLPKFNEDNNKVILDKTHVLYQRVGAKSEPVKNEDLVTFIQGLDMMDVRREKAESSSNEDPKEISQNLGRKLSVLFTDGKNYMNDSLWYILVTNSWGKQDLKSVNFLMRMNIFCVFDFDENSNVSGLYAKYKEHHATRSHFLHNYSNETKMSTTEFQKHLGLFDHTSWTFCNGRSDFLGDEKPCDEDTWIKKKKKYLKKAISFICDEILPKGSFVVLFLLCSPVKKPLVDTFHEFYAEMNGMDYIICIAESKENYKKWANLAQASCNSETLEERSIVGMKLSHVDATVQKMLPSTICPRHLPVSTKGLCVLPTLEEEKMFSLEILCTDQCDDIKLDLLSTKEIEETERTFYQGRKVSWKNFWLADKASCGEVIEREACRDVHKILDDILHGNRIRYSVAKLKIFHQPGSGGSTIARQVLWKRRKDLRCAVVKSTYPVATVCQHAVNFREYDENDLKNSLPVLLLVEDYDEDYLDELKHDLMDAMAARRSHFSKPCFILMGCKRSNVPEKLCKASPLDTVAVTHKLTDQEKHLFKTKIEKLKKQKDFKPEFILTFVLMSEEFNETYVREFVEHLLQGIDLSSPVTNLMRYVALLNCYVHNSYISLSHCEAFLGLGAYTEKRVREYDFKNNLSEQARVIFIELRENTTCISSVHIIHYLVAKEILYQLSGSQPQSQTAMNLLQEKVLLHHRFGRDDFMKFIRDLFIRRDKKSRGDNTDSLFSPFIEHICKVENCEKAIEVLKTAYECLGKDAFFAQQLARLHYNYEKFEDAEYWAGAAKSHLPNDSFILDTEGQVYRKWFSFTVDKRTDEVTPDEVIQMIEIALKAMKCFRAAQQAAKAEIDSMNNAGYFGEVEVGCRLLKFLSTLEVFPKNTQGEHSELVRYLLTDYIPEEIKKPWGKLHSRLKGLRQNIYNALDWISEDLSYFQTDKNQEKEDEGTKEEKEEQVYNPRKWLKRQCEVYAQFFTSKNLGEDNSESETQLVRRMSIYKYGGGNVTTILSFLSDSKEKRSVEKLEQIINFYPDDPQKERLDDIDLINYILCHITLACLAPGSSKLLPFQTLRALSNRFFKQRRTAFPASAYFLLTLLYWPDDALDKEPNSDKDDMLVLALQTMKRMHDIKVKNVAPRKKKIYTHFFLGKGCGLRKIVHKTRIDKLIDGSLNDRRMKWQHGEVWNIGKIRDVLRRVSGWTENGKLFVRGHVGQIHILALHYDSVPQGNENVTFYLGFSFNGLAAHDIQVNK; this is encoded by the exons ATGG actaCAAAACGTTACCTTTGGCTGAATGGAATGAGTCCCATGTTGGATGCTGGCTAGAATCCATTGGAATTAAGAAAGAATATGTAGAAAAGCTATGTGCAGAGGAAGTGACTGGCCCAGTGCTCAAAGAGATAGATGAACCTTTCCTCAGGAGCATGGGTATGAAAGGAGGCCAAATCCACATAGTAACACGGAAAAGAAATGAACTTTTGGAACATATGCACAAGAATGCAGGGATAGACTCAGCCCATGCTGATAATCCCAGCATTAAGGCTTCAGAAGTGTTAGGTTCTGATGTCACAAACAATGGTAATAAAAGGAAGATGAAAAAGAAGAATTCAGCTGTGCCTATGAAGGCTAATACACTGACTGAAGAGACAGATCATGATTTAAAAGCCCTCAGCATCACAGAGTCCAAAAGTTTTCAAGTAACATCATACCAAAATGGTTCTTCAAAAACAGACAACTGTGGTGCAGTAGAAGAGACTGATAAGGAGCACACAGAAAAAACAATATCCTCTCTTTCTAagaaaggaagtagaaaaagtcATTCCTCACACGAAAACACAGTTGAACCATTAACGCTGAGCAAATTTAGacaatttaaaaatgaagatactaattttaaatatgtgaaaAACAGGATTCTTGCACCAGAAACTGGAGTCATAGATTTGATCACACCTTGCCATGAATACAAATCTTTTACAATTGCTGCAAAGCTGGACAGGCAACGATTGCAAGCAAAGTTTGCATGTGAAGTGATTAAATATGCATCAGCCTGCATGAATGTTCGAACAAATGGCACAATACACTTCGGGGTAATGGACAGTGTTGAAGACAAAggctggaaacatggacagataGCTGGCATACCGGTAACAGACACAGATGTCTATGTTGATGCATTAAACTacattgaaaaatgttttgagcCCTCTCACCAACAAACTGCAAGAAATTGCATTCACCCCCCTATTTTTACTGAAGTGATTCAGAAAGACTGTCAAGAACAACTCTTTGTGGTAGAGGTTCACATTgaaccatcatccagtatagtGAAGGGGAAGATCTTTCGAGTACGCTTGCCTAAATTTAATGAAGACAACAATAAAGTGATCCTTGACAAAACTCATGTTCTCTATCAAAGAGTTGGAGCCAAGTCTGAGCCAGTAAAGAACGAAGACCTAGTCACATTTATTCAGGGTTTGGATATGATGGATGTCAGAAGAGAAAAAGCTGAGTCCTCTAGTAATGAGGATCCTAAGGAAATTTCCCAAAATTTAGGGCGAAAGTTATCAGTCCTATTCACTGATGGAAAGAACTATATGAATGATTCTCTGTGGTACATTCTTGTAACAaacagctggggaaagcaggATCTGAAATCTGTCAACTTTTTAATGCGCATGAATATTTTCTGTGTGTTTGACTTTGATGAGAATTCCAATGTGTCAGGTTTATATGCCAAGTATAAAGAGCATCATGCAACAAGGTCACATTTTTTGCACAATTATTCCAATGAAACAAAAATGAGCACCACTGAATTTCAAAAACATCTGGGCCTATTTGATCACACCAGCTGGACATTTTGCAATGGACGTAGTGACTTCCTTGGGGACGAGAAGCCTTGTGATGAAGACacttggattaaaaaaaagaagaagtatCTGAAGAAAGCCATTTCATTTATCTGTGATGAAATCCTTCCTAAGGGATCTTTTGTGGTGCTTTTCCTCCTGTGCTCACCTGTGAAGAAGCCACTTGTAGACACCTTCCATGAATTCTATGCAGAAATGAATGGAATGGATTATATCATATGCATTGCAGAATCCAAAGAAAATTACAAGAAGTGGGCTAACCTAGCTCAGGCATCTTGTAATAGTGAGACACTAGAAGAGAGAAGTATTGTGGGCATGAAGCTAAGTCATGTAGATGCCACTGTTCAAAAAATGCTTCCATCCACAATATGTCCTAGACATTTACCAGTTTCTACAAAAGGTCTGTGTGTGCTTCCAACactggaagaagagaaaatgtTTTCCCTTGAAATTTTGTGTACAGATCAATGTGATGATATCAAATTGGATCTTCTGAGCACAAAAGAAATAGAGGAGACAGAACGGACATTTTACCAGGGTAGAAAAGTCAGCTGGAAAAACTTCTGGCTTGCTGATAAAGCAAGCTGTGGAGAAGTCATTGAACGGGAGGCCTGCAGAGATGTTCATAAAATCTTGGATGATATTTTGCATGGGAACAGAATCAGGTATTCTGTggctaaattaaaaatatttcatcaacCTGGAAGCGGAGGAAGCACCATTGCAAGGCAAGTACTATGGAAAAGAAGAAAGGATTTAAGATGTGCTGTGGTCAAATCCACATACCCAGTGGCAACTGTCTGCCAGCATGCAGTTAATTTTAGAGAATATGATGAAAATGACTTGAAGAACTCTCTTCCAGTCCTCCTCCTGGTTGAAGACTATGACGAAGATTATCTGGATGAATTAAAACATGATTTAATGGATGCAATGGCAGCTCgaagaagtcatttttccaaGCCTTGTTTCATCCTTATGGGTTGTAAACGATCTAACGTCCCTGAAAAACTTTGCAAAGCTTCTCCCCTTGATACAGTTGCTGTCACTCACAAACTGACAGACCAAGAGAAACACCTGTTTAAAACCAAAATTGAAAAACTTAAAAAGCAGAAAGACTTCAAACCTGAATTTATTCTTACATTTGTCCTAATGAGTGAGGAGTTTAATGAAACATATGTAAGAGAATTTGTAGAGCACTTGCTCCAGGGCATAGACCTTTCTTCCCCTGTTACTAATTTAATGAGGTATGTTGCTTTGCTCAACTGCTATGTACATAATTCATACATTTCATTGTCACACTGTGAGGCTTTTCTAGGGCTGGGAGCATATACTGAAAAGAGAGTGAGAGAGTATGATTTCAAAAATAACTTAAGTGAACAGGCAAGGGTTATTTTTATAGAATTAAGAGAAAATACCACCTGTATTTCATCTGTCCACATCATACATTACCTGGTTGCAAAAGAAATTCTATATCAGCTCTCAGGGAGTCAGCCTCAGAGTCAAACTGCAATGAACCTTCTCCAAGAAAAAGTGCTGTTACACCACAGATTTGGACGAGACGACTTCATGAAATTCATCAGAGATCTGTTCATACGACGTGACAAGAAGAGCAGGGGAGACAATACTGACAGTCTCTTCTCTCCATTCATTGAGCATATCTGTAAGGTTGAAAACTGTGAAAAAGCGATAGAGGTTTTAAAAACAGCCTACGAATGCCTGGGAAAGGATGCTTTCTTTGCCCAGCAGCTTGCTCGACTGCATTACAATTATGAAAAATTTGAGGATGCAGAGTATTGGGCAGGAGCAGCCAAATCTCATTTGCCAAATGATTCTTTTAttttggatacagaaggtcaaGTATACAGGAAATGGTTTAGTTTTACTGTAGACAAAAGGACAGACGAGGTCACTCCTGATGAAGTCATTCAGATGATAGAAATTGCCCTTAAAGCTATGAAATGCTTCAGGGCTGCACAACAGGCTGCAAAGGCAGAGATCGACAGCATGAATAACGCTGGCTACTTTGGAGAGGTTGAAGTGGGATGTCGTCTACTAAAATTCTTGTCTACACTTGAGGTATTTCCTAAAAACACACAAGGGGAACATTCTGAGCTTGTGCGTTATTTGCTAACAGACTACATTCCAGAGGAAATTAAAAAACCATGGGGAAAGCTTCATAGCCGTTTAAAAGGCTTACGCCAGAACATTTACAATGCTCTGGACTGGATTTCGGAAGACCTAAGTTACTTCCAAACTGATAAAAACCAGGAGAAAGAAGATGAGGGAacaaaggaggagaaggaagaacaagtttACAATCCACGAAAGTGGCTGAAAAGACAATGTGAGGTATATGCTCAATTCTTCACTTCAAAAAATCTGGGAGAAGATAATTCAGAATCCGAAACTCAACTTGTCAGACGCATGAGTATTTATAAGTATGGTGGTGGCAATGTTACTACCATTCTCTCATTTTTGTCAGATTCGAAAGAGAAGAGGTCAGTTGAAAAGTTAGAACAAATAATTAATTTCTACCCTGATGACCCACAGAAAGAGAGGCTGGACGACATTGATCTCATTAATTATATTTTGTGTCATATCACACTAGCATGTTTAGCTCCTGGATCTTCCAAACTTCTTCCTTTTCAAACACTTAGAGCACTCAGCAATAGATTTTTTAAGCAGAGAAGAACAGCATTTCCTGCAAGTGCCTATTTTTTGCTCACCTTGCTGTACTGGCCTGATGATGCATTAGACAAAGAACCTAATTCAGATAAAGACGATATGCTCGTATTAGCTCTTCAAACTATGAAACGCATGCATGACATCAAGGTCAAAAATGTTGctccaagaaaaaagaaaatctacacacatttcttcCTAGGAAAAGGCTGTGGTCTTAGAAAGATTGTGCATAAGACTAGGATTGATAAATTAATTGACGGATCCCTAAATGATCGGCGGATGAAGTGGCAACATGGCGAGGTGTGGAACATAGGTAAAATACGTGATGTTCTAAGAAGGGTTTCAGGTTGGACAGAGAATGGAAAACTGTTTGTACGGGGTCATGTTGGACAGATTCATATTTTAGCATTACATTATGATTCTGTGCCTCAAGGAAATGAAAATGTGACATTTTATTTAGGATTTTCATTTAATGGTCTTGCTGCCCATGACATTCAGGTTaataagtaa